One window of the Thermococcus sp. P6 genome contains the following:
- the psmB gene encoding archaeal proteasome endopeptidase complex subunit beta, with translation MAERLKGTTTVGIVCKDGVVLAADRRASLDNMVLSKNVTKVFRIDDHLALAGAGSVGDILSLVRLLRSEARLYRATVGREMSVRALATLTSNVLHGSRIMPYFGWFLVAGYDEKPRLYSVDMAGGVTEDRFTSAGSGMEFAFAVLEEGYEDDMELEEGIRLALRAIKVATRRDVFTGDGVTLVTVTAGGYRELGKEEIRALLE, from the coding sequence TTGGCTGAAAGGCTAAAGGGAACGACCACGGTCGGCATTGTATGTAAGGACGGCGTTGTTTTAGCGGCCGACAGGAGGGCATCGCTCGATAACATGGTGCTTTCGAAGAACGTTACCAAGGTGTTCCGGATAGATGATCATCTGGCCCTGGCCGGGGCCGGGAGCGTTGGAGACATCCTCTCACTCGTCAGGCTTCTAAGATCCGAGGCCAGACTTTACAGGGCAACGGTTGGAAGGGAGATGAGCGTCAGGGCCCTCGCCACGTTAACCTCCAACGTGCTCCATGGCAGCAGGATCATGCCCTACTTCGGGTGGTTTCTCGTGGCGGGTTACGACGAAAAACCCCGACTTTACTCGGTGGATATGGCCGGGGGTGTTACGGAAGACAGGTTCACCTCGGCCGGTTCTGGAATGGAGTTCGCCTTTGCGGTTCTTGAGGAAGGTTACGAGGATGATATGGAACTCGAGGAGGGAATCAGGCTCGCCCTCCGGGCCATAAAGGTGGCCACGAGAAGGGACGTCTTCACTGGAGACGGGGTAACCCTCGTCACCGTAACGGCCGGGGGTTACAGGGAACTAGGCAAAGAGGAAATAAGAGCCCTTCTGGAGTGA
- a CDS encoding beta-CASP ribonuclease aCPSF1, whose translation MIRRETFVDDVLKDIKAIIRQMVPREAGITEVEFEGPELVIYVRNPDAIMRDENLIRNLAKVLKKRISVRPDPDVLLPPEKAEELIREIVPPEAEISNISFDPSVGEVLIEARKPGLVIGKNGETLRLITQRVHWAPRVVRTPPLQSQTIYSIRQILQAEAKDRRKFLRNVGRNIYRKPELKSDWIRITGLGGFREVGRSALLLQTNESYVLVDFGVNVAALRDPKKAFPHFDAPEFRYVLDAGLLDAVVITHAHLDHSGMLPYLFRYKLFDGPVYATPPTRDLMVLLQQDFIEIQKMNGVEPLYRPRDIKDVIKHTITLDYGEVRDIAPDIRLTLHNAGHILGSSIVHLHIGNGLHNIAITGDFKFIPTRLFEPAVNRFPRLETLVMESTYGGSNDYQMPREEAEKRLIEVIHQTIRRGGKVLIPAMAVGRAQEIMMVLEEYARVGGIDVPVYLDGMIWEATAIHTAYPEYLSRHLREQIFHEGYNPFLNPIFKPVANSRERQDIIDSGEPAIIVATSGMLVGGPSVEYFKQLAPDPKNSMVFVSYQAEGTLGRQVQRGMREIPLVGEDGKTEVVNVNMEVHTIDGFSGHADRRELISYVARLRPKPERVITVHGESHKCLDLSTSIHKKFGISTRAPNNLDAIRLK comes from the coding sequence TTGATAAGAAGAGAGACGTTCGTTGATGACGTTTTGAAGGACATAAAGGCAATTATAAGACAGATGGTTCCAAGGGAAGCCGGAATAACGGAAGTTGAGTTCGAGGGACCCGAGCTGGTCATATACGTCAGGAACCCCGACGCGATAATGAGGGACGAGAACCTGATAAGGAACCTCGCCAAGGTTCTCAAAAAGCGCATAAGCGTTCGTCCCGATCCGGATGTTCTTCTGCCACCGGAGAAGGCGGAGGAGCTGATAAGGGAGATAGTTCCGCCCGAGGCTGAGATAAGCAACATAAGCTTTGATCCATCGGTTGGCGAGGTCCTCATAGAGGCCAGAAAACCGGGGCTGGTGATAGGAAAGAACGGCGAAACACTCAGGCTCATAACCCAGAGGGTCCACTGGGCCCCCAGAGTGGTTAGGACCCCACCCCTGCAGAGCCAGACGATATACTCGATAAGGCAGATACTTCAGGCGGAGGCCAAAGACCGCAGGAAGTTTCTCAGGAACGTTGGAAGAAACATCTACCGCAAGCCCGAGTTGAAGAGCGATTGGATCAGGATAACCGGTCTCGGCGGTTTCAGGGAGGTCGGCAGGAGTGCCCTTCTCCTCCAGACCAACGAAAGCTACGTGCTTGTCGATTTCGGCGTCAACGTAGCGGCCCTCAGGGATCCCAAAAAGGCCTTTCCGCACTTTGATGCTCCGGAGTTCAGGTACGTCCTCGACGCCGGCCTGCTGGATGCGGTGGTTATAACCCACGCCCACCTCGACCACTCAGGAATGCTCCCCTACCTGTTCCGCTACAAGCTCTTTGATGGGCCCGTTTACGCCACTCCACCAACGAGGGACCTCATGGTTCTCCTGCAGCAGGACTTCATCGAGATACAGAAGATGAACGGCGTAGAACCCCTTTACCGGCCGAGGGACATCAAGGATGTAATAAAGCACACGATAACCCTCGATTACGGGGAGGTTCGTGATATAGCACCCGACATAAGGCTCACCCTCCACAACGCGGGCCACATCCTCGGCTCCTCGATAGTCCACCTCCACATAGGCAACGGGCTCCACAACATAGCCATAACCGGTGATTTCAAGTTCATCCCGACGAGGCTCTTCGAGCCGGCCGTGAACAGGTTCCCGCGCCTCGAGACTCTCGTGATGGAGTCCACCTACGGTGGAAGCAACGACTATCAGATGCCCCGCGAGGAGGCCGAGAAGAGGCTGATAGAGGTCATCCACCAGACCATCAGGAGGGGAGGCAAGGTCCTGATCCCGGCCATGGCCGTTGGGAGGGCTCAGGAGATAATGATGGTCCTCGAGGAGTACGCCCGCGTCGGTGGAATAGACGTGCCCGTGTACCTCGACGGGATGATATGGGAGGCCACGGCCATACACACCGCCTACCCGGAGTACCTCAGCAGGCACCTGCGCGAGCAGATATTCCACGAGGGTTACAACCCCTTCCTGAACCCGATATTCAAGCCCGTCGCCAACAGCAGGGAGAGGCAGGATATAATAGACTCGGGTGAGCCCGCGATAATCGTGGCCACCTCCGGCATGCTCGTGGGAGGGCCCAGCGTGGAGTACTTCAAGCAACTCGCCCCGGATCCGAAGAACAGCATGGTGTTCGTCAGCTATCAGGCCGAGGGAACCCTCGGAAGGCAGGTCCAGAGGGGCATGAGGGAGATTCCGCTGGTCGGGGAGGACGGAAAGACGGAAGTCGTCAACGTCAACATGGAGGTTCACACCATCGACGGCTTTTCCGGTCACGCCGACAGAAGGGAGCTCATCAGCTACGTCGCCCGCCTGAGGCCAAAACCCGAGAGGGTCATAACCGTCCACGGGGAGTCCCACAAGTGCCTCGATCTCTCAACGAGCATCCACAAGAAGTTCGGAATCTCAACGAGGGCCCCGAACAACCTCGACGCCATAAGGCTCAAGTAA
- a CDS encoding pyridoxal-phosphate dependent enzyme — translation MRVRCPSCGRPYDSIVPPTCSCGEPLRLSYDYDSVDVSRWERRVPGVWRYRELLPDVKRIVSLSEGGTPLLRAKLGEELGLRVFIKDETRNPTGSFRDRLITVAVSYGLPYARKGFIVASNGNAAASLAAYASRAGKPAYTVVPKLIEEGKLNQIVALGAKLVRYGESVDEGIGYAEELAEREGLYNVTPESNIIGLEGQKTLAFELWEELKPTHIVVPTGSGSNLYSIYRGLAELRRIGVLEEMPELIAVQTERCSPIASEVLGLEPRAEPTRALALYVKDPVMKELALEAIRETGGTAVVVGEDELDLGQRLLAGEGIFGEYASAVIIPAFLKLAEEGHFERDDRIALVVTSSGLKGHYHETREKFTLGGTKLEILRLLSGRRMYGYEIWEALRKPVRYQAVYQHLRELESLGLIGESHREGRRVYYRLTEKGRKFLETLSE, via the coding sequence ATGCGGGTTCGCTGTCCCTCCTGCGGAAGGCCCTACGATTCCATTGTTCCCCCCACCTGCTCCTGCGGGGAACCCCTCAGGCTCAGCTACGACTACGACTCGGTGGACGTTTCCAGATGGGAAAGGAGAGTGCCCGGCGTCTGGAGGTACCGCGAGCTTCTTCCAGATGTTAAACGAATCGTCAGTCTGAGCGAGGGGGGAACACCCCTTCTGAGGGCGAAGCTCGGCGAGGAACTCGGGCTGAGGGTGTTCATAAAAGACGAAACCCGAAACCCCACGGGTTCCTTCCGTGACAGGCTCATCACCGTTGCCGTCTCCTACGGCCTGCCCTACGCCCGGAAGGGCTTCATCGTGGCGAGCAACGGAAACGCGGCTGCGTCCCTCGCGGCATACGCATCGCGGGCCGGAAAGCCGGCTTACACGGTGGTTCCGAAGCTGATCGAAGAGGGAAAGCTCAACCAGATAGTGGCCCTCGGTGCAAAGCTCGTACGCTACGGTGAGAGCGTCGATGAGGGCATAGGCTACGCTGAGGAGCTTGCTGAGAGGGAGGGACTCTACAACGTCACCCCCGAGAGCAACATCATAGGACTCGAGGGGCAGAAAACGCTCGCCTTCGAGCTCTGGGAGGAGCTGAAGCCGACCCACATCGTGGTTCCCACGGGGAGCGGAAGCAACCTCTACAGCATCTACAGGGGCCTGGCCGAGCTCAGAAGGATCGGCGTCCTCGAGGAGATGCCGGAACTCATAGCCGTCCAGACGGAGAGGTGTTCCCCCATAGCGAGCGAGGTTCTCGGTCTCGAACCGAGGGCCGAGCCGACGAGGGCGCTTGCGCTGTACGTTAAGGATCCGGTCATGAAGGAACTCGCCCTCGAGGCCATAAGGGAAACGGGTGGAACCGCCGTGGTGGTCGGTGAGGACGAGCTCGACCTCGGGCAGAGGCTACTTGCTGGAGAAGGCATCTTCGGGGAATACGCTTCAGCGGTCATAATCCCGGCCTTCCTCAAGCTCGCGGAAGAGGGACACTTCGAGAGGGACGACAGGATAGCCCTCGTAGTGACGAGTTCCGGCCTCAAGGGCCATTACCACGAAACCCGGGAGAAGTTCACCCTTGGCGGAACGAAGCTCGAGATACTGAGGCTCCTCAGCGGGAGGAGAATGTACGGCTACGAGATATGGGAGGCCCTCAGGAAACCCGTCAGGTATCAGGCGGTGTACCAGCACCTCAGGGAGCTCGAGAGCCTTGGACTCATAGGAGAATCCCACAGGGAAGGGAGACGGGTGTATTACAGGTTAACGGAAAAGGGACGGAAGTTCCTTGAGACGCTTTCGGAATAA
- the rpiA gene encoding ribose-5-phosphate isomerase RpiA yields the protein MEELKKAVAREALKFVEDDMVIGLGTGSTAGYFIRYLGRLIMEEELQDVYAIPTSYQSRLLAIESGVPVVGLDEVDAIDVAVDGADEVDPNMNLIKGRGAALTMEKAIEYRAGTFLVLVDESKLVERLGQKMPVPIEVIPQVWRAVAEEVEIFNAEAELRMAARKDGPVVTENGNFILDVRFHRIADPLDLEMELNNIPGVVENGIFADVADVVLVGTREGVKRMER from the coding sequence ATGGAGGAGCTGAAGAAGGCCGTCGCAAGGGAAGCTTTGAAGTTCGTGGAGGACGACATGGTAATCGGTCTCGGCACCGGCTCCACAGCAGGATACTTCATCAGGTACCTCGGCAGGCTCATCATGGAGGAGGAGCTTCAGGACGTCTACGCCATTCCCACGTCCTATCAGTCGAGACTCCTTGCCATTGAGAGCGGAGTTCCCGTCGTGGGCCTTGACGAGGTGGACGCTATAGATGTAGCCGTTGACGGTGCCGATGAGGTGGATCCGAACATGAACCTCATAAAGGGTCGCGGTGCAGCCCTGACCATGGAGAAGGCCATAGAATACCGCGCCGGAACTTTCCTCGTCCTCGTGGACGAGAGCAAGCTCGTCGAGAGGCTCGGCCAGAAGATGCCCGTTCCCATTGAGGTCATTCCTCAAGTCTGGCGTGCCGTGGCGGAGGAGGTGGAGATCTTCAACGCCGAGGCCGAGCTGAGGATGGCCGCCAGAAAGGACGGACCCGTCGTCACGGAAAACGGCAACTTCATCCTTGACGTTAGATTCCACCGCATAGCTGATCCGCTCGACCTTGAGATGGAGCTCAACAACATTCCCGGGGTCGTTGAGAACGGTATCTTCGCCGACGTGGCGGATGTTGTTCTGGTGGGAACGAGGGAAGGCGTCAAAAGAATGGAACGCTGA
- a CDS encoding MATE family efflux transporter: MRNEKVARMREEILNGSIVKTLLVLAYPLIINQLVQVLYNLTDTFWLGKLGRVELAAPGTAWPLVWFFMSIGMGFATAGFAFVSQYVGAGEYEKANRAAGALYSLMMLFAVGVGLFGVLSAPYLLRFMSVTDTVYPYALAYTRVIFAGIPFSFTLFAFNFLLRAIGDTRTPVKINMATVFLNILLDPLLIFGWFGFPRLGVMGAAIATMLSNTLGSLVGGYLLFTGRVGIHLTMENLKPDPAFYSRIFRVGIPSSVGSSTTALGFVILTKIIFTLGGAFGNADVAFSTYSITNRLTNFMFAFSDGISMAMGTMIGQTVGAELYDRAKTIAEKAMAINFTILGAGTLLFILFRVEIFRFFIDDPAIIAESTKVVRYFSAFLPFFGIFSAVNNVFRSSGHTKKSMLLAIFRLWVLRLPLSYGLGVLFRDTAGMWLGMGLSNFIGALVALAWFLRGSWMSRIIDSPSS, from the coding sequence ATGAGAAACGAGAAAGTCGCACGGATGCGTGAGGAGATACTCAACGGATCGATAGTGAAGACTCTATTGGTGTTAGCCTACCCTCTGATCATAAACCAGCTGGTTCAGGTTCTCTACAACCTGACCGATACCTTCTGGCTCGGAAAACTCGGGAGGGTGGAACTTGCCGCCCCCGGAACGGCGTGGCCGCTCGTCTGGTTTTTCATGTCTATTGGCATGGGTTTTGCGACGGCCGGCTTCGCCTTCGTGAGCCAGTACGTTGGAGCGGGGGAATACGAGAAGGCCAACAGGGCCGCCGGTGCGCTTTACTCCCTCATGATGCTCTTCGCCGTTGGCGTGGGTCTGTTTGGAGTTCTCTCGGCCCCTTACCTGCTCAGGTTTATGAGCGTCACGGATACGGTTTACCCGTACGCCCTCGCCTACACGAGGGTAATCTTCGCGGGCATTCCCTTCTCCTTCACGCTCTTTGCGTTCAACTTCCTCCTGAGGGCCATAGGCGACACCAGAACGCCGGTTAAAATAAACATGGCGACCGTGTTCCTCAACATCCTGCTTGACCCCCTGCTCATATTCGGCTGGTTCGGTTTCCCGAGGCTCGGGGTCATGGGTGCGGCGATCGCAACGATGCTGTCCAACACCCTCGGCTCTCTCGTCGGCGGTTACCTCCTCTTCACCGGGAGGGTTGGGATACACCTGACGATGGAGAACCTTAAGCCTGACCCAGCGTTCTACTCTCGCATCTTTCGGGTGGGAATACCCTCGAGCGTTGGTTCCTCAACGACCGCCCTCGGCTTCGTCATACTCACGAAGATAATCTTCACCCTCGGAGGAGCGTTCGGTAACGCCGACGTGGCCTTTTCAACCTACTCCATCACCAACAGGCTCACCAACTTCATGTTTGCCTTCTCGGACGGCATAAGCATGGCAATGGGTACGATGATCGGCCAGACCGTCGGGGCAGAGCTCTACGACAGGGCGAAGACCATAGCGGAGAAGGCGATGGCCATAAACTTCACGATACTCGGTGCTGGAACGTTGCTCTTCATCCTCTTCAGGGTCGAGATATTCAGGTTTTTCATCGACGATCCGGCGATAATAGCCGAGAGCACGAAGGTTGTGAGGTACTTCTCCGCCTTCCTCCCCTTCTTCGGGATCTTCTCGGCAGTGAACAACGTCTTCCGGAGCTCGGGTCACACGAAGAAGAGCATGTTACTTGCCATATTCCGCCTCTGGGTTCTTCGTCTCCCCCTGAGCTACGGCCTCGGGGTTCTCTTCAGGGACACCGCCGGGATGTGGCTTGGAATGGGCCTGAGTAACTTCATAGGGGCGCTGGTTGCCCTCGCGTGGTTCCTCAGGGGGAGCTGGATGAGTCGCATCATCGATTCCCCATCCTCGTGA
- a CDS encoding DUF2334 domain-containing protein translates to MVCLKLRLFIMLIVLISLLPIGIIHREDSPTMEYEVSSITTAGYENYTSYKALFLSSNFSSPNMRLSNSKPAQPIIFLHDVTPRYFMELRKVVKIIDRHNYSSRTVLFVIPRFDPPHYGDKWDLRRNPHFVSYLHELQAKGYRIELHGYEHTFHEFNCSYAKAGEKLENATFLMESVGFGNFSLFLPPAWALNNESIDAIEEYNLTTIMPDYFILPNGSIKRVWNHEYTWYIERNETDIRVSMALRDYNRTSRAGIPFYLSLHPQTIIYGGGLKFLDEFLNAMLQINP, encoded by the coding sequence GTGGTGTGTTTGAAGCTCAGGCTTTTTATCATGCTCATTGTACTGATCTCCCTTCTCCCCATAGGTATAATTCACAGAGAGGACTCTCCAACCATGGAGTACGAGGTTTCAAGCATCACCACCGCCGGTTATGAGAATTATACCTCTTATAAAGCGTTATTTTTGAGTTCCAATTTTTCCAGCCCCAACATGCGGCTCTCAAATTCCAAACCCGCCCAACCTATTATATTCCTTCATGATGTAACCCCCAGGTACTTCATGGAGCTTCGGAAAGTTGTGAAAATCATAGACAGACACAATTACTCTTCCAGAACAGTCCTCTTCGTAATTCCCCGCTTTGATCCCCCTCACTATGGCGATAAATGGGACTTGAGGCGAAACCCCCATTTTGTCTCATATCTCCATGAGCTCCAAGCAAAAGGGTACAGGATAGAGCTTCACGGTTATGAGCACACATTCCATGAATTCAACTGTTCGTATGCTAAAGCCGGGGAGAAGCTCGAAAATGCAACATTCTTAATGGAGAGCGTGGGATTTGGAAATTTCAGCTTATTTCTACCCCCTGCATGGGCATTGAACAATGAGTCCATTGATGCCATTGAGGAATATAATCTGACAACGATCATGCCCGATTACTTTATACTCCCAAACGGGAGCATAAAAAGGGTGTGGAATCATGAATATACATGGTACATTGAGAGAAATGAGACTGATATACGGGTTTCGATGGCACTCCGCGACTACAACCGGACCAGCAGGGCAGGGATTCCCTTCTATCTCTCCCTTCATCCCCAGACCATAATCTATGGAGGCGGGCTGAAATTTCTGGATGAATTTCTGAATGCTATGTTGCAGATTAACCCATGA
- the ppsA gene encoding phosphoenolpyruvate synthase, with translation MSEYRFIKWFEELGKEDVPLVGGKGANLGEMTNAGIPVPPGFCVTAEAYKYFVENVRLEDGRTLQEWIMDVIAGTNVDDSRQLQENTAKIREKIVEVPMLPEIAEEIERAYKELSQRFNKDAVYVAVRSSATAEDLPEASFAGQQETYLDVYGVEDVIDKVKKCWASLWTARATFYRAKQGFDHSKVYLSAVVQKMVNSETSGVMFTANPVTNDRSEIMINAAWGLGEAVVSGSVSPDEYIVEKGTWKIKEKYIAKKEVMVIRNPETGKGTVYVKVADFLGPEWVEKQVLTEEQIVEVAKMGAKIEEHYGWPQDIEWAYDKDDGKLYIVQSRPITTLKEEVKTEEAEMTEEMKVLLKGLGASPGIGAGKVVVIFDASEIDKVKEGDVLVTTMTNPDMVPAMKRASAIVTDEGGRTCHAAIVSRELGIPAVVGTKEATKVLKDGMLVTVDGTRGVVYEGIVKSLVKEKEEKAEGGKVVVAGAPLVTATEVKVNVSMPEVAERAAATGADGVGLLRAEHMILGIGAHPVKFIREGKEEELVEKLVEGIRTVVEAFYPRRVWYRTLDAPTNEFRELPGGEEEPEERNPMLGWRGIRRGLDQPELLRAEFKAIKRLVDEGYDNIGVMLPLVSHPEQIRKAKEIALEVGLVPHRDVEWGVMIEIPASALIIEDLVKEGLDFVSFGTNDLTQYTLAIDRDNERVFKLYDEKHPAVLKLIENVIKVCKKHGVETSICGQAGSDPKMVRKLVRLGIDSVSANPDAVELIRKVVYQEEKKIMLEAARKALRE, from the coding sequence ATGAGCGAATACAGGTTTATAAAGTGGTTTGAGGAGCTTGGAAAGGAGGACGTTCCCCTCGTTGGCGGTAAGGGGGCCAACCTTGGGGAGATGACCAACGCCGGTATTCCGGTTCCGCCCGGGTTCTGCGTTACCGCCGAGGCCTACAAGTACTTCGTTGAGAACGTAAGGCTCGAGGACGGTAGGACCCTTCAGGAGTGGATTATGGACGTTATCGCCGGGACAAACGTTGATGACTCCAGACAGCTTCAGGAGAACACCGCTAAGATCAGGGAAAAGATAGTCGAAGTCCCAATGCTCCCGGAGATAGCCGAGGAGATCGAGAGGGCCTATAAGGAGCTCTCACAGAGGTTCAACAAGGATGCGGTTTACGTGGCCGTCCGCTCCTCCGCCACGGCTGAGGACCTCCCCGAGGCTTCGTTCGCGGGCCAGCAGGAGACCTATTTGGATGTTTACGGTGTTGAGGACGTTATAGACAAGGTTAAGAAGTGCTGGGCCTCACTCTGGACCGCGAGGGCAACCTTCTACAGGGCCAAGCAGGGCTTCGACCACAGCAAGGTTTACCTCAGCGCGGTCGTCCAGAAGATGGTCAACAGCGAGACGAGCGGTGTGATGTTCACCGCCAACCCGGTCACCAACGACAGGAGCGAGATAATGATAAACGCCGCCTGGGGCCTTGGCGAGGCCGTCGTTAGCGGAAGCGTTTCCCCGGACGAGTACATCGTCGAGAAGGGCACCTGGAAGATAAAGGAGAAGTACATAGCCAAGAAAGAGGTCATGGTTATCAGGAACCCCGAGACGGGGAAGGGCACGGTTTATGTGAAGGTCGCGGACTTCCTCGGCCCGGAGTGGGTTGAGAAGCAGGTTCTCACGGAGGAGCAGATCGTTGAGGTCGCCAAAATGGGCGCCAAGATTGAGGAGCATTACGGCTGGCCTCAGGACATAGAGTGGGCCTACGATAAGGACGATGGAAAGCTCTACATCGTGCAGTCAAGACCCATCACGACCCTCAAGGAGGAGGTTAAGACGGAGGAGGCTGAGATGACCGAGGAGATGAAGGTACTCCTCAAGGGTCTCGGGGCCTCACCCGGAATCGGCGCAGGTAAGGTCGTGGTAATCTTTGATGCGAGTGAGATCGACAAGGTCAAGGAAGGAGACGTTCTCGTAACCACTATGACCAACCCCGACATGGTTCCGGCCATGAAGAGGGCGAGTGCCATCGTAACCGACGAGGGTGGAAGAACCTGCCACGCCGCTATCGTCAGCAGGGAGCTCGGCATCCCGGCCGTCGTTGGTACCAAAGAGGCCACCAAGGTTCTCAAAGACGGAATGCTCGTAACGGTTGACGGTACCAGAGGTGTCGTCTACGAGGGCATCGTCAAGAGCCTCGTCAAGGAGAAGGAGGAGAAGGCCGAGGGCGGAAAGGTTGTCGTCGCAGGCGCTCCCCTTGTAACGGCCACCGAGGTCAAGGTCAACGTTTCCATGCCCGAAGTTGCAGAGAGGGCCGCAGCTACGGGTGCCGATGGCGTCGGTCTCCTCAGGGCAGAGCACATGATCCTCGGCATAGGCGCCCACCCGGTCAAGTTCATCAGGGAGGGCAAGGAGGAAGAGCTCGTTGAGAAGCTCGTGGAAGGAATTAGAACCGTCGTTGAAGCCTTCTACCCGAGGCGCGTCTGGTACAGAACGCTGGACGCACCAACGAACGAGTTCCGAGAGCTTCCGGGTGGCGAGGAAGAGCCCGAAGAGAGGAACCCGATGCTCGGATGGAGGGGAATCAGGAGAGGTCTCGACCAGCCGGAGCTTCTCAGGGCCGAGTTCAAGGCCATCAAGAGGCTCGTCGATGAGGGCTACGACAACATCGGCGTCATGCTCCCACTCGTCAGCCACCCCGAGCAGATCAGGAAAGCCAAGGAGATCGCCCTTGAGGTCGGCCTCGTTCCCCACAGGGATGTGGAGTGGGGTGTTATGATCGAGATCCCGGCCTCGGCGCTGATCATCGAGGACCTCGTCAAGGAGGGCCTTGACTTCGTAAGCTTCGGAACCAACGACCTCACCCAGTACACCCTCGCCATCGACAGGGACAACGAGCGCGTCTTCAAGCTCTACGACGAGAAGCACCCGGCGGTGCTTAAGCTCATTGAGAACGTCATAAAGGTCTGCAAGAAGCACGGCGTTGAAACGAGCATATGCGGTCAGGCCGGAAGCGATCCAAAGATGGTAAGGAAACTCGTCAGGCTTGGAATCGACAGTGTCTCCGCCAACCCCGATGCGGTCGAGCTCATAAGGAAGGTTGTTTATCAGGAAGAGAAGAAGATAATGCTCGAGGCCGCAAGGAAGGCTCTCAGGGAGTGA
- a CDS encoding glycosyltransferase family 39 protein: protein MGENRKLALIPFIGALILGIATFPPWNTLTYDGALYIDIARNLARNVTDFTYQGVYMMYRPPLYPYTLSVPFRFTPLELHLTVARLVSLLSFALTALLVYLLVEETSNDRVRGIIASCFYVLNPLAFTMATRELVHSEFTLFYTLAVYLLYTGRKRKSTARIYLAFVSGGLAILTRYTGLSIIGVFLAYLWLVDDWEWVRRREYLLGFLLLGLTLAPWLYMGHLYYGGALRPFSVASKVVTLDRPVSAGEYVKMLLQDLGYLLPALAAVGFLRIKKDEEGWLLISWLFIGLAGIMAVTHKETRFITFLSPAIAVFASGGVFLLMEGLERAFKRYGVEVSPEGRIAAALLLTAFLIVPVGLRGMDLKEEWNSVGSVESEVLRYASEHYEADTLLVSPGLYTMAGLYYPDARIDMLLPEGRAGERVADGYYDLIILKNPEANLNLTGKYIRVGEFHGGTFEIFIKKEKG from the coding sequence ATGGGAGAGAACAGGAAGCTGGCTTTAATTCCCTTCATCGGAGCATTGATCCTTGGGATAGCGACGTTTCCGCCGTGGAACACCCTTACCTACGACGGGGCTCTGTACATAGACATAGCCCGCAACCTGGCCAGAAACGTAACGGACTTCACCTATCAGGGAGTTTACATGATGTACAGGCCACCGCTGTATCCCTACACGCTCTCGGTTCCCTTCAGGTTCACCCCACTGGAGCTCCACCTCACGGTGGCGAGGCTGGTTTCCCTCCTGAGCTTCGCCCTCACGGCCCTTTTAGTATACCTCCTGGTTGAGGAAACCTCGAACGACCGGGTAAGGGGCATCATCGCTTCCTGCTTTTACGTTTTGAACCCCCTCGCCTTTACCATGGCCACAAGGGAGCTCGTCCACAGCGAGTTCACCCTGTTCTACACCCTCGCCGTTTATCTGCTGTACACGGGCAGAAAGCGGAAGAGCACCGCGAGAATATACCTCGCCTTCGTCTCAGGGGGGCTGGCGATACTCACCCGTTACACCGGGCTTTCCATCATCGGCGTTTTCTTAGCATACCTCTGGCTGGTGGATGACTGGGAGTGGGTCAGGAGGAGGGAATACCTGCTGGGCTTCCTTCTCCTGGGCTTAACCCTTGCCCCGTGGCTCTACATGGGGCATCTTTACTACGGCGGGGCCCTGAGGCCCTTCAGCGTTGCTTCGAAAGTCGTGACCCTCGACCGACCGGTTTCGGCAGGGGAATACGTGAAGATGCTCCTTCAGGATCTCGGGTATCTCCTCCCGGCGCTGGCCGCTGTCGGTTTCCTGAGGATAAAGAAGGACGAAGAGGGGTGGCTTCTGATAAGCTGGCTTTTCATTGGCCTCGCGGGGATAATGGCGGTCACCCATAAGGAGACGAGGTTCATAACGTTCCTCTCCCCGGCGATAGCGGTGTTCGCATCCGGGGGAGTTTTCCTCCTGATGGAGGGTCTTGAGCGGGCGTTCAAGAGGTACGGGGTGGAGGTTTCCCCCGAGGGGAGGATCGCGGCGGCGCTGCTCTTAACTGCCTTCCTCATCGTTCCGGTTGGGCTCAGGGGTATGGACCTTAAGGAGGAGTGGAACTCCGTGGGGAGCGTTGAGTCGGAGGTTCTCAGGTACGCGTCGGAGCACTACGAGGCTGATACCCTGCTCGTGTCCCCGGGGCTTTACACGATGGCCGGACTCTACTACCCGGACGCCCGTATCGATATGCTACTCCCGGAGGGCAGGGCGGGGGAAAGGGTGGCCGATGGTTATTACGATTTGATAATCCTGAAGAATCCGGAGGCAAACCTGAACCTGACCGGGAAGTACATCAGGGTGGGGGAGTTCCACGGCGGGACGTTTGAGATCTTCATAAAGAAGGAGAAAGGGTGA